The following proteins come from a genomic window of Streptomyces sp. NBC_00539:
- a CDS encoding alpha/beta hydrolase, giving the protein MRRKLARRAVVAAVLSLALTGPVPARAAAGTDGGTGAAEAAEAAEAAEAAGAEVVARNPPLLDFGPCPDAEMLPDPVRCAALRVPLDYARPDGPHISLTVSRVPATGRGGAARQGALVHNPGGPGASGMAFPLYGTLPSWQRVAAAYDLIGYAPRGVGRSAPLSCREPAARAGAPTQVPADPSPAYKGQRAAAARAYALGCARRAGAALPYYTTLNNVRDLYVLRAALGEPKLNFLGASYGTYLGAVYATLYPGHLRRMVFDSAVDPDPRRVWYRNNLDQGPGFERRWYDFRAWTARHHAAYGLGATPEAVLGAYERVRAALARTPAGGVVGTGELHAAFLQTAYYDDVWPDRARALAAYLRGDPGPLTEQAAPDPARAAAVENATAVYTAVLCNDAPWPADWETWDRDNTEVARRAPFETWANAFLNLPCASWPVRERQRPVDVAAGRPGLPRTLIVAAERDGATPYPGALELQRRLAPSAALVTEEGAGQHGVAGGHNDCVDRHVERYLLTGGTPRWRASCAPHPEPAPVSLDERAAGTRGNAPRALLPPVV; this is encoded by the coding sequence ATGCGCAGGAAGCTCGCACGCCGCGCGGTCGTCGCGGCGGTCCTCTCCCTGGCTCTGACCGGTCCCGTCCCCGCCCGGGCCGCCGCCGGGACCGACGGGGGCACGGGGGCCGCCGAGGCCGCCGAGGCTGCCGAGGCTGCCGAGGCCGCCGGGGCCGAGGTCGTCGCCCGCAACCCGCCGCTGCTCGACTTCGGGCCCTGCCCCGACGCCGAGATGCTGCCCGACCCCGTCCGGTGCGCGGCCTTGCGCGTCCCGCTCGACTACGCCCGCCCCGACGGCCCGCACATCTCCCTCACCGTCAGCCGGGTTCCCGCCACCGGCCGCGGCGGAGCGGCCCGGCAGGGCGCCCTCGTCCACAACCCGGGCGGGCCCGGCGCCTCCGGGATGGCCTTCCCGCTCTACGGGACCCTGCCCTCCTGGCAGCGCGTCGCCGCCGCCTACGACCTCATCGGGTACGCCCCGCGCGGGGTCGGCCGCTCCGCCCCGCTCTCCTGCCGGGAGCCGGCCGCCCGCGCCGGGGCGCCCACCCAGGTCCCGGCCGACCCCTCACCCGCGTACAAGGGGCAACGGGCCGCCGCCGCCCGGGCCTACGCCCTCGGCTGCGCCCGGCGGGCCGGCGCCGCCCTGCCGTACTACACGACCCTGAACAACGTCCGGGACCTGTACGTGCTCCGCGCCGCCCTCGGGGAACCGAAGCTGAACTTCCTGGGCGCCTCGTACGGCACCTACCTGGGGGCCGTCTACGCCACCCTCTACCCGGGCCACCTGCGCCGCATGGTCTTCGACTCGGCCGTCGACCCCGACCCGCGGCGCGTGTGGTACCGCAACAACCTCGACCAGGGACCCGGCTTCGAGCGCCGCTGGTACGACTTCCGCGCCTGGACCGCCCGCCACCACGCCGCGTACGGCCTCGGCGCCACGCCGGAAGCCGTGCTGGGTGCCTACGAGCGCGTCCGGGCCGCACTGGCCCGCACCCCCGCGGGCGGGGTCGTGGGGACGGGCGAACTGCACGCCGCCTTCCTCCAGACGGCCTACTACGACGACGTCTGGCCGGACCGGGCCCGGGCGCTGGCGGCCTACCTGCGCGGCGACCCGGGTCCGCTGACGGAACAGGCGGCACCGGACCCGGCGCGGGCCGCCGCCGTCGAGAACGCGACGGCCGTCTACACGGCGGTGCTGTGCAACGACGCCCCCTGGCCCGCCGACTGGGAGACCTGGGACCGGGACAACACCGAGGTGGCGCGCCGGGCGCCCTTCGAGACCTGGGCCAACGCGTTCCTCAACCTGCCCTGCGCCTCCTGGCCGGTGCGCGAGCGGCAGCGCCCGGTGGACGTGGCGGCCGGGCGGCCGGGGCTCCCCCGCACGCTGATCGTGGCGGCGGAGCGGGACGGGGCGACCCCCTACCCGGGCGCCCTGGAGCTGCAGCGGCGGCTGGCCCCGTCGGCCGCGCTGGTCACGGAGGAGGGAGCGGGCCAGCACGGGGTGGCCGGCGGTCACAACGACTGCGTCGACCGTCATGTGGAGCGGTACTTGCTGACGGGAGGCACCCCGAGGTGGCGTGCCTCGTGCGCGCCGCATCCGGAGCCCGCACCGGTGTCGCTGGACGAGCGGGCGGCGGGCACCCGGGGGAATGCTCCCAGGGCGCTGCTGCCGCCGGTCGTCTGA
- the hemQ gene encoding hydrogen peroxide-dependent heme synthase yields the protein MTAPEKIPNAGKKAKDLNEVIRYTLWSVFKLKDVLPEDRTGFADEVQELFDQLAAKDITVRGTYDVSGLRADADVMIWWHAETADELQSAYNLFRRTKLGRSLEPVWSNMALHRPAEFNKSHIPAFLADENPREYVSVYPFVRSYDWYLLPDEDRRRMLADHGKMARGYPDVRANTVASFSLGDYEWLLAFEADELWRIVDLMRHLRASEARMHVREEVPFYTGRRKSVADLVAGLA from the coding sequence CGAAGGACCTGAACGAGGTCATTCGCTACACCCTGTGGTCCGTCTTCAAGCTGAAGGACGTTCTCCCGGAGGACCGCACCGGCTTCGCCGACGAGGTCCAGGAACTCTTCGATCAGCTGGCCGCCAAGGACATCACCGTCCGCGGCACCTATGACGTCTCCGGCCTGCGCGCCGACGCCGACGTCATGATCTGGTGGCACGCGGAGACGGCGGACGAGCTCCAGAGCGCCTACAACCTCTTCCGCCGCACCAAGCTGGGCCGCTCCCTGGAGCCGGTCTGGTCGAACATGGCCCTGCACCGCCCGGCCGAGTTCAACAAGTCCCACATCCCGGCCTTCCTGGCCGACGAGAACCCGCGCGAGTACGTCAGCGTGTACCCCTTCGTGCGCTCGTACGACTGGTACCTGCTGCCCGACGAGGACCGCCGCCGCATGCTCGCCGACCACGGGAAGATGGCCCGCGGCTACCCCGACGTGCGGGCCAACACCGTCGCCTCGTTCTCGCTCGGCGACTACGAGTGGCTGCTGGCCTTCGAGGCCGACGAACTGTGGCGCATCGTCGACCTCATGCGTCACCTGCGTGCCTCCGAGGCCCGTATGCACGTCCGTGAAGAGGTGCCCTTCTACACCGGACGCCGCAAGTCCGTCGCCGATCTGGTGGCCGGGCTCGCCTGA